The DNA sequence GTTTTCGCCGTCGGCTGCGGGAATTGAAAAAAAGGCAGCATTTTTGTTGGAGAGATAGGCTTTGAGAGTGGGTAAAAAGGGTGTTATATCTCCATTTTTTGTCATGAGTTGATAGGTCTCGGATGTTTGAATACGAGGCCCTAAGATGAGCACCATGTTGCCTGGTGTATTTTGCCCTTTGAATATCTGACTTGAGGCTTCATGGAATGTTTGCTGTTCAAAACGAATAAGTTGGAGGACTTCTTTAAAATCGTCTGTGAAAGCGAGCCTCTCTTGTTCATCTGGCGAGAGGCCTTGTATATCACCAGCTCTATATTTGTGATAGTTAAAACCATGAGGGGGTTCAAAAAGCTCTTGGTCCCAGCTCATCATTTTTTGCATAAAATCATAGTATTCGTTTGACCGATAGCGTGTTTTTCCTGGATGCTTTAAAATGGAGAGCTGCGTGTGATAGATTGCCAATCCATTGCAGTGGCCTTTTTGTAAATCGTTTGCAATTCTATCAACCGTCCTTTTGGCATAAGCATTAGGATTTATTTCATGAAGCTGATATAAAAGCGAGGTGAATTTATGAAGGATAGCATTCTGCCTAATATCAATAGAGTCAATATTGAGTGTTTTGGATTTTGAGGGCTTTTCAGGGGAAGGTAAGGGGGCGAGCCTCTCGATGTCACCAAGCCAAAATTTTGCTTCTCTTGATCCCATTATTGAAGCATCTCGAAAGGTCTGTAGAGCTCCAAGCATATCTCTGTTATCAATTCGCTTGAGTGCGTTTTTGCACATAATGTCAGTTTGTACTTGATCAAGGGCTTGTTGGGCTTTGGTGAGTTTATTTTTTTGACTGAATAGTTGATGAGCTTTTTGGCGAAGAGAGACGGCTTTTTTATGAAATGATTTTCCTTTTTGAACTTTTTGATGAGAAAGGCTTGTTTCCTTTACAGATACGTCGTTGTGAGGCTTAACTCTCTTAGAGCCAGCACCAGTCGTGATTTCTCTCTCCTTAGGGTTTCCAGAAATTTCCAGAAAATCCAGTCCCTTTGGCCCCTCAATTTTGGCCATTCTTCTCTCCATGGTAAGTTAGGTTCATTTTACC is a window from the Alphaproteobacteria bacterium genome containing:
- a CDS encoding sel1 repeat family protein translates to MAKIEGPKGLDFLEISGNPKEREITTGAGSKRVKPHNDVSVKETSLSHQKVQKGKSFHKKAVSLRQKAHQLFSQKNKLTKAQQALDQVQTDIMCKNALKRIDNRDMLGALQTFRDASIMGSREAKFWLGDIERLAPLPSPEKPSKSKTLNIDSIDIRQNAILHKFTSLLYQLHEINPNAYAKRTVDRIANDLQKGHCNGLAIYHTQLSILKHPGKTRYRSNEYYDFMQKMMSWDQELFEPPHGFNYHKYRAGDIQGLSPDEQERLAFTDDFKEVLQLIRFEQQTFHEASSQIFKGQNTPGNMVLILGPRIQTSETYQLMTKNGDITPFLPTLKAYLSNKNAAFFSIPAADGENHAISISYRDGKYYYFDSNHTSLEPEYSTQYSAFSYATLEELAQQVNTSFQVFEFNVKKFQFRNIGPTKLTFFDLKKRKTFYPTTEIETHRMQIMNLNKLVTLLEPDLFERLFSTVTHELDSKTMQLLFAADPTLITLLPPNSLKHIKTINIKNLVLDSKAYYFLMKAAPKATLMGHKIRKSLAEAHHNLATETTGKMQDYHLRKSLAEGDELALEEIGMWFFQNQNYPEALNYFKKASPENSKIQFYIGQIYMIKANEEDKGSPDYEFYWGQAIKHYKISADQGFIWAQKKLKMLKK